atttcctaGTTCTGTAGAAATGGTTGTATTAGATGTTCTCTATCATTTAATAATATACTTGTGGACTAAAAGATATAAGTGCTGTATAAAGTCAGCCAATTATGTTAAACTAGCATATCTACCTTTATTGTGTTTGTCATTAGCCTGAATAGAAAGGcccttaaaattgattttttttagaaagcatTTGAATGCATTTTGTTTGGtattatatttattcaataaagtATTTAATTAGTGCTAAGTGTGAACTGGACCCTGTTGCTAAGCCCCAGCAAGCAATCATCCTAGATAGGGTTAAACGTTTACCCCAGTAAAATTGCCATATTGCACATGTCTTAATGAAGTTTGAAtgttaaataaattgtatattcACTTTAAAGGTGctttagtcattttattttaaattgttcacAAAAATACATGCTGAATATGTTTTAACAATTCTGAGTTAACTGCTGCATGACAGTTGCGCAGAGGCCGATCAGCTGTAGATGTTCATCAGCACCATCTGCTAAACATTTATCAACTTcctacaagaaaatgaaagattagTAAGTAATTTCCCTCTCAGGTGTGTATGCTGTGCTGAAATGTAGAAGATGCCTACTTACAGCGAGTTTTTCTGTAATGACAGATTTCTGTTTATCAGAAAGGTTATCATTTTCTACAACCCCATCATGAAGTTGATTTACAAGCTGAGTTGCTGCATGACCCTCATCTATTAAGTCCTgtagcagaaaagaaaatgattttggtATGATTTCCATCCCTCCCCGCCAGGTTAGTAAAGTGTCTTTACCTTTACCACAGCTTCTAGTTTGTCAAAAGAGCCACTCTGACATGCAGCAAATACTCCATCAATTGTTTCAGCTGGTATTacctaaaataattaaagaatgaattaattaaaaataaagcataaagtTTCTGGGTGAAGACAGTTGACTTGTTTCTCTGCCAAGCCTGTGCAAACTCCCTGGTGTTCTGTGCTAGGACATGTGCCACTTCAAGCGTGGAACTGTTACCTGATACTGAATCCATAAATACGGAGCTGGGTGGGCAAAGAACTGACAAAGGGTCAGCTTTAACCCTTATGCTTCATCTGGTCTTCAGATAGGTGATGGAGAAAGCTACTGGACCTGAAACAAACTCTGGAAACATCCTGTTTCTAAGATGCCACTAACAAAATGCAGAGATGGGTTGGTTTATGTTTCATTACAATACAAAATGAAACCTGAAGACAAGGGTGTGGCACAAGAGAATTCCTTTAATGATTTAATTATAAGTTGGATATGACCCTTTTTCCTTTATAAGAAAAGGGGTATCTGTTAACATCTGACATCTGTTAGATACATCTGCCACATTCCTGCCTGCCTGAAGCATTCTGCTAACTCCCAGAATGGTACAAATGTTTAtattccctcaaaattcatgttaaaaatCCCTAATGTATTTGGAGGTGGCACCTTTGGCAGGTGATAGGAgagtggaaccctcatgaatgggattagtgctcctAAAAAAGGCTCAGAAAGCTGCTTTTTGCCACAGGACGGTGCAGGGAGGTAAAGGCCATGCGTGAACTAGGAGTCTACTCAACTAGGAAGTGTGTCCTCAGGCACTCAATCTGcgggcaccttgatcttggattcccagcctctggaactgatttttgtttataagccactcagccTATggcatttgttacagcagcctgaatgggactaagcacataataagcactccatatatatataagaattaaaatttttctaaaagccacaaaaaagcaaattaaaaatttcagaatatcCAGTGCTCTTACCCCAGCAATGTCTGTGATCACCTTTTCTGTGACCTCCTTTCCACCTGTTAATCGAGTAGCACTTTGAAGAAATGTAATGGCTTTCCTTAAGTCTCCTTCTGACACTTTAACAAGATGAGCTAGTCCCTGAAGAGAAAAAAGTTCTTTAACCTGTTAATGGCCAATTAAGGATGTAttgggggaaaaacaaaatctatttcCATTTTTGAAGGAACGTCAGTTCTATAGTGGCAGAATTCATGGAGACAGCCATGATTACATACATCAAGGAGAATTCAAATTACAGTTAAGTTCTGTTTTATAATGAATAAGGGCCTATACATTCTATTACTGCCAGAATTTCATCATACCAAATTAGTCCTTGCAGTGGAGTATGGGTAATGACAAGTGGAGTACGCTGTCATGCAGAGATTGGCTGTCGCAGAATTTGCATCCTAACATGAAATCTGCCTCAGCTTTGGGTCTCTGAAGTATTGACAGATAATAAACTTCTAGTAGCAACAGAAAGGCTGAACCAGTAATTCCTAGACATTGTTTATTTAGCTTAACTTTGCCTGAAGAATCGGCATCAGAAATTGAAGCAACACAAATTTGACTTTCAGGAAGTGCCTCTTCATAGGCATTCATCAAAGGAATTAGTAATTTACAATAGTAATAACAGTGATTACCTCATTGCTAATTTTGATATGTTCTTTATCAGCGATGTCTAGTAATCGCTGCTGTTGAATTTTATCTGACAGAGGTTTGAAGCGGAACTTAGAACATCTAGAGGTCAGAGGTTCAATTATTCtgtaaaatattggaaaaaacaaCTCAGCGTCTAAAGAAGAAACTCCCCAGAAGAACTCATTTTTGTCAAGAACAAATCAAGATTTGATGgagataactgattcactttgttacaaagcagaaactaacacacctttgtaaagcaattttaccccaataaagatgttaaaaaaaaaacaagatgtgaTGGAGAAACTAATGTAGCcttgaaacatttaaattttttctctcccTATTTGGGGCTATCAAAATAAGGCTGCCGTGCATCCACCTTGAGGGCATTACACATACCGACTGACATAGTTACAGATGAGACAGAATCGGGTGGTTTTAGACTCTTTCTCCATGGTACGTCTTAAAGCTGCCTGAGCAGCTGAGGTCATAGAATCTGCTTCATCCAggatcacaattttaaaaggaggACATGGCTTCCCACTGattcagagaaacacaaaggagTTATAATTCACACATCATTatcacaatctaattttagaacattctcatcaccccaaaaggaaaccctgtgaCCCTTAggagtcatttttttctctcccaactGTCCCAGCCATAGGCAATCAGGAATCTCTACTTTGTTTCCACagatttgtctgttctggacacttcatataaatggaaccacatGTTGTCAACTTAATACAttgtcttttgtgattggcttctttcgcttaatgttttcgaggttcatccatgttgttatatatcattacttcatttctttttattgtcaaatactATGGCAAATGGATGGATATACTAcgtttcattcattctttagtTGATGGAtactgggttgtttccatgttttgactactgtgaataatgctgatatgaacatttgtgtacatgtgtatatgttttcatttcttgtcaGTATATATTctaggactggaattgctgggtcatatggtaactcataggagaactgccaaactgttttcaagatggctgcaccattttacattccaaccagcaatgtataagggttccaatttctccacatccttgctgatacttgttattttctgtctttttgattacagccatcctagtgggtgtaaagtggtatTTCATcatgggtttgatttgcatttctctaatggctcATGATGTTGATGAGCATGTTTTGatatgcttattgaccatttgtgtattttccttagagtaatgtctattcagatcctttgcccatttttaaattgggttgtctttgtgctccgcacgcgcaggctcagcagccatggctcacggtcccagccgctccgcggcatgtgggatcctcccggaccggggcacgaacccgtgtcccctgcatcagcaggcggactctcaaccactgcgccaccagggaagccccgtaaggGTTCTTTATTCTTGATCTAAGTCCCTTATCATGTATGTGATTTATATACATTGTCAATCCAAGGTGGATATCAAAAATTGTGTTATTCACTTTCTACAAATTCCTAAGTGTGCTCTgatacaaatttaaatatatgccAGGTACCAAAAATTTAACCTTGGAACTTTGCAACCTAAGGAGTATACACAGTTGCGTAAACACCCCTATTGAATTATTATTAGTAACAACTCCTTTTTCACTCAAATGTGTCCCAGTTTGGACAAGGTTTTACACTGTCACCAACTATGAAATATACACTGAAGTTTAAGATATATgataggacttttaaaaaataacataatggCAAACATCACAGGATTTT
This Phocoena sinus isolate mPhoSin1 chromosome 4, mPhoSin1.pri, whole genome shotgun sequence DNA region includes the following protein-coding sequences:
- the RFC4 gene encoding replication factor C subunit 4, with translation MQAFLKGTSISSKPPLTKDRGVAATARSSGENKKAKPVPWVEKYRPKYVDEVAFQEEVVAVLKKSLEGADLPNLLFYGPPGTGKTSTILAAARELFGPELFRLRVLELNASDERGIQVVREKVKNFAQLTVTGSRSDGKPCPPFKIVILDEADSMTSAAQAALRRTMEKESKTTRFCLICNYVSRIIEPLTSRCSKFRFKPLSDKIQQQRLLDIADKEHIKISNEGLAHLVKVSEGDLRKAITFLQSATRLTGGKEVTEKVITDIAGVIPAETIDGVFAACQSGSFDKLEAVVKDLIDEGHAATQLVNQLHDGVVENDNLSDKQKSVITEKLAEVDKCLADGADEHLQLIGLCATVMQQLTQNC